A stretch of the Rhizobium sullae genome encodes the following:
- a CDS encoding Fic family protein: MSDSESNLRLGRFVETTAASETVRAFVPPPLPPEPSIDVLSLLERLSLAERALGRLDGITMLLPRQELFLYMYVRKEAVLSSQIEGTQSTLSDLLRFETEAQAGQPVDDIREVSNYVDAMMYGLERLETLPMSLRLIREMHARLLQSGRGGTKDPGEFRRSQNWIGGTRPGNALFVPPPVTELGGCLDAFERFMHDDQSRLPALIKAGLLHVQFETIHPFLDGNGRIGRLLVTLYLCMNGVLRKPLLYLSLYLKAHRREYYRLLQEVREHGNWEAWLDFFLTGVADTANQAFEAATRIVDLFKEDKEKITTESDRAGSALRIHELFQQNPFHTANQIVQMTGLSAPTVNAALADLERLGIVDEVTGRKRGRVFSYRRYLAILSEGTDPLPAT; this comes from the coding sequence ATGTCTGATTCAGAATCTAATTTGCGCCTGGGCCGTTTTGTCGAAACAACAGCAGCGAGCGAAACAGTGCGGGCGTTCGTGCCTCCGCCATTGCCGCCCGAGCCATCCATCGATGTCCTTTCGCTGTTGGAGCGCCTCAGTCTGGCAGAGCGGGCGCTAGGTCGCCTGGACGGCATCACAATGCTCCTCCCGCGCCAGGAGCTATTCCTTTACATGTATGTAAGAAAAGAGGCAGTTCTTTCCTCGCAGATTGAAGGCACACAGTCGACGCTTTCCGATCTTTTGCGGTTTGAGACCGAGGCTCAAGCGGGGCAACCGGTCGATGATATTCGTGAGGTTTCCAATTACGTTGATGCGATGATGTACGGTTTGGAGCGTTTGGAAACGCTGCCAATGTCATTGCGCCTGATCCGAGAGATGCACGCACGACTGCTGCAAAGCGGGCGGGGAGGCACTAAGGATCCAGGAGAGTTTCGGCGCTCGCAGAATTGGATTGGAGGCACGCGACCCGGTAACGCACTCTTCGTGCCACCACCCGTGACGGAATTGGGCGGCTGCCTGGATGCGTTCGAGCGCTTCATGCATGACGATCAGTCACGATTACCGGCACTGATCAAAGCCGGCCTCCTGCATGTCCAGTTCGAAACGATCCATCCATTTCTCGATGGCAATGGCCGTATAGGTCGTCTGCTTGTCACTCTTTACCTATGCATGAACGGCGTTCTACGCAAACCATTGCTCTACCTCAGTCTTTACCTCAAGGCCCATCGAAGGGAATATTATCGATTACTGCAAGAGGTCCGTGAACATGGAAACTGGGAAGCTTGGCTAGACTTCTTTCTGACAGGTGTAGCCGACACCGCCAACCAAGCATTTGAAGCCGCCACTCGGATTGTCGACCTTTTCAAGGAGGACAAGGAGAAAATCACAACCGAGAGCGACAGAGCCGGATCGGCGCTTCGTATTCACGAACTCTTTCAGCAAAACCCCTTTCATACAGCAAATCAGATTGTTCAAATGACCGGCCTTTCCGCGCCGACTGTCAATGCAGCGCTCGCTGACTTGGAGCGTCTGGGGATTGTCGACGAGGTGACAGGTCGCAAGCGTGGCCGTGTTTTCAGCTACCGTAGATATCTCGCAATCCTAAGCGAAGGCACTGATCCCCTGCCTGCTACGTGA
- a CDS encoding LacI family DNA-binding transcriptional regulator, translating to MDSKSEEANRQTRVTILDVASAAGVSKSTVSRILDERLPRSDNETSRRVRKIAEDMGYVRDVSAASLRRGNTMTVGVIVPRLTDTVMAMLYESLAKACSKSGRFAIVATTDDKPQADRLAAESLLKRGVDGLILSTAREDDDFPDELGARGVPFVLALRTDGRSLSSVGDDRLGGYLATRHLLDLGHRRIGVIAGPSYASSSRGRVEGYRQALEEAAISVRPDCIVPSTFGIDAGADAALQLMRLEDRPTAIFAVNDNTAIGALSGLSRLGISVPNDVSVVGYNDIPIVSHLPTPLTTLRVPFEQIASNALDLLTSGAISADDRVRISAPTLIPRKSSAKPRS from the coding sequence ATGGATTCAAAGTCCGAAGAAGCGAACCGCCAGACACGGGTGACTATCCTCGACGTTGCGTCGGCTGCTGGCGTTTCAAAATCTACAGTGTCGCGGATCCTCGATGAGCGACTTCCCCGATCCGACAACGAAACCTCGCGCCGCGTCCGGAAAATCGCAGAAGACATGGGTTATGTCAGAGACGTCTCCGCGGCGAGCCTCAGACGCGGCAACACGATGACGGTTGGCGTGATCGTGCCCCGGCTGACTGATACCGTCATGGCAATGCTCTACGAGTCCCTGGCAAAAGCGTGCAGCAAAAGTGGCCGCTTCGCCATTGTCGCGACAACCGATGATAAACCCCAGGCCGACAGACTTGCTGCCGAGTCACTTCTGAAACGAGGCGTCGACGGCTTGATTCTTTCGACTGCACGCGAGGATGACGATTTTCCTGACGAACTGGGGGCCCGAGGTGTACCTTTTGTCCTGGCGTTGCGTACCGATGGACGGAGCCTGTCTTCGGTGGGCGACGACAGGCTGGGCGGATATCTGGCGACGCGCCACCTCCTGGACCTCGGTCATCGTCGTATCGGAGTAATTGCCGGTCCTTCATATGCCTCCAGCTCGCGCGGACGCGTCGAAGGCTACAGGCAGGCACTGGAAGAGGCCGCTATCTCGGTCCGCCCGGATTGCATTGTGCCGTCGACCTTCGGGATCGACGCCGGAGCGGATGCGGCCCTGCAGCTCATGCGCCTCGAAGATCGTCCGACGGCGATCTTTGCCGTGAACGACAACACCGCAATCGGTGCTCTTTCCGGCCTGTCACGCCTCGGAATATCCGTACCCAACGATGTTTCAGTCGTCGGATACAACGATATCCCGATCGTCAGTCATCTTCCGACACCGCTCACGACACTGCGCGTCCCCTTCGAGCAGATTGCGTCAAACGCTTTGGATCTGCTCACAAGCGGCGCCATTTCAGCTGACGATCGAGTCCGTATTTCGGCTCCGACCCTCATACCCAGAAAATCGTCCGCCAAGCCCAGATCTTGA
- a CDS encoding dihydrodipicolinate synthase family protein, translated as MPTMDLRGLSPAPVTAFTRDGELDYPANARIAKWLAGMDGVKSLVILGHAGEGTFLTEEERLQLIRTYVEAVDGQVPIIAGITGEGTKVAAEEAKKCKSAGATGALVYPNHGWLRFGFQKGAPQDRYKAIWQESGLQCILFQYPDATKASYDLDTQLAIATQDGVVATKNGVRNMKRWYVEIPELKKANPNLQILSCHDEWLLPTMFDVDGLLVGYGNITPELLIDLIKAGKAQNYPEARRIFDRLLPVTRAVYHRGSHMEGTVALKLGLVHRGVLDHATIREPLKNLGEKAEAEIFAAFDAAGIGRVEQLLAAE; from the coding sequence ATGCCAACGATGGATTTGAGGGGCCTGAGCCCGGCACCCGTTACCGCGTTTACTCGCGACGGAGAGCTCGATTATCCGGCCAATGCCCGTATCGCCAAATGGCTTGCCGGCATGGACGGCGTCAAGAGCTTAGTTATCCTCGGTCATGCCGGCGAAGGCACGTTCCTGACCGAGGAAGAGCGCCTGCAGCTCATCCGCACCTATGTCGAAGCCGTCGATGGTCAGGTTCCAATCATCGCTGGTATCACCGGCGAGGGCACTAAGGTCGCCGCTGAAGAAGCCAAGAAGTGCAAGTCTGCCGGCGCGACGGGTGCTCTTGTCTATCCGAACCATGGCTGGCTGCGTTTCGGGTTCCAGAAAGGCGCCCCGCAGGATCGCTACAAGGCCATCTGGCAGGAATCGGGCCTGCAGTGCATCCTGTTCCAGTACCCGGATGCCACCAAGGCTTCCTACGACCTGGACACCCAGCTTGCGATCGCGACCCAAGATGGCGTCGTCGCCACCAAAAACGGCGTTCGAAACATGAAGCGCTGGTACGTCGAGATTCCGGAACTCAAGAAGGCCAACCCGAACCTGCAGATCCTGAGCTGTCATGACGAATGGCTGCTGCCGACCATGTTCGATGTCGACGGCCTGCTTGTGGGCTACGGCAATATCACACCGGAGCTGCTGATCGACCTGATCAAGGCAGGAAAGGCGCAGAACTATCCGGAAGCTCGCCGGATCTTTGATCGTCTCCTTCCGGTCACCCGTGCCGTCTACCACCGTGGTTCCCATATGGAAGGCACCGTCGCCCTCAAGCTTGGGCTTGTCCATCGTGGTGTGCTTGACCATGCCACTATCCGCGAGCCGCTGAAGAACCTCGGCGAAAAGGCCGAAGCGGAGATCTTTGCAGCCTTTGATGCTGCCGGCATCGGCCGGGTTGAGCAGCTTCTGGCAGCTGAGTGA
- a CDS encoding MFS transporter — translation MNMEQRMAAPSPAVDTQAEISARLERLPVTREVFWARNIVGAATFFDGYTVIAIAYAMPVLVREWGLTPGQTGMILSMGYLGQLIGAICFGWLAERIGRLKVLLFTILLFVSMDVACLFAAGAGMMMAFRFVQGIGTGGEVPVASAYINELIGSKGRGRFFLLYEVLFLLGLVGAGLIGYFMVPAYGWKAMFVVGLVPAILMIPLRWFLHESPRWLAANGRYEEADRIVTKLEDSARAAGKELPEPKVVAAPVRRKSDWRELFQGIYLKRTLSIWAMWFCAYMVANGTITWLPTLYRQTFKLPLETSIFYGFVTSIGGVIAAVICALLIDKVGRKRWYTGALLIAPIPLVILAWLGATSPIQVLILAGLAYAIVQTVTFSLYLYSAEIYPTRLRAIGTGTGSAWLRLGSSAGPIAVGWVMSSMGIQYVFGAFAAILLVGALVTVLFAVETKGQVLEELSP, via the coding sequence ATGAATATGGAACAACGGATGGCCGCGCCTTCGCCGGCCGTCGATACCCAAGCTGAAATCAGCGCCCGCCTAGAACGGCTACCAGTGACGCGGGAGGTCTTCTGGGCTCGAAATATCGTCGGCGCAGCGACGTTCTTTGACGGTTACACTGTCATCGCCATAGCCTATGCCATGCCGGTTCTTGTCCGCGAGTGGGGCTTGACCCCGGGACAGACGGGAATGATCTTGTCGATGGGCTACCTAGGGCAGTTGATCGGCGCCATTTGCTTTGGCTGGCTTGCCGAACGGATCGGCCGTCTCAAAGTGCTGCTATTCACCATCCTGCTATTCGTCAGCATGGACGTCGCATGCCTCTTCGCGGCCGGTGCCGGCATGATGATGGCATTTCGTTTCGTCCAAGGTATCGGAACCGGCGGAGAAGTTCCGGTTGCAAGTGCCTATATCAACGAGTTGATCGGCTCGAAGGGGCGGGGCCGCTTCTTCCTGCTGTATGAGGTGTTGTTCTTGCTCGGCCTCGTCGGTGCGGGCTTGATCGGCTACTTCATGGTCCCGGCCTACGGCTGGAAGGCGATGTTCGTCGTCGGCCTGGTCCCTGCGATCCTCATGATCCCGCTGCGTTGGTTCCTACATGAATCACCGCGCTGGTTGGCCGCCAACGGTCGCTATGAGGAAGCCGACCGCATCGTCACCAAGTTGGAGGACAGTGCCCGCGCTGCCGGCAAGGAACTGCCGGAGCCGAAAGTGGTGGCCGCCCCCGTCCGCCGCAAATCCGACTGGCGCGAACTTTTCCAGGGCATCTACCTCAAGCGCACACTGTCGATCTGGGCCATGTGGTTCTGCGCCTATATGGTTGCCAATGGAACGATCACCTGGCTTCCGACCCTCTATCGGCAGACGTTCAAACTGCCGCTTGAAACCAGCATCTTCTACGGCTTTGTCACTTCGATCGGCGGTGTGATCGCGGCCGTTATATGCGCACTGCTCATCGATAAAGTCGGCCGCAAGCGCTGGTACACTGGTGCACTTCTGATCGCGCCGATACCGCTTGTCATCCTCGCCTGGCTGGGTGCGACATCACCGATCCAGGTTCTGATCCTCGCCGGTCTCGCCTACGCCATCGTCCAGACTGTTACCTTCTCGCTCTACCTCTATTCAGCAGAGATCTACCCGACCCGTCTTCGTGCCATTGGCACGGGTACAGGCAGTGCCTGGCTGCGTCTCGGATCCTCTGCGGGGCCTATCGCTGTAGGCTGGGTCATGTCATCGATGGGCATCCAGTATGTCTTTGGCGCTTTCGCAGCGATCCTTCTCGTTGGCGCCCTGGTCACGGTCCTCTTCGCGGTTGAGACCAAGGGCCAGGTCCTGGAGGAACTTTCGCCGTGA
- a CDS encoding ribonuclease activity regulator RraA produces the protein MSDYVLSDATRAKLMKVSTASVATALYKRGLRSQFIQNVHPVSWKGVNMVGQAFTLRYIPAREDRNAITVFRNADHPQRVAVETCPAGHVLVMDSRKDARAASAGSILVTRLAVRGCAGVVSDGGFRDAEGIGRLEMPAYHQRPSAPTNLTLHEALDINVPISCGDAPVFPGDVMLGDGDGVMVIPAHLADEIAEECTEMESYEDFVLDQVNAGDPIIGLYPRTKDEYLPKYEAWRKAKDR, from the coding sequence ATGTCCGACTATGTATTGTCCGATGCCACACGCGCCAAGCTCATGAAGGTGTCGACGGCCTCCGTGGCAACCGCCCTCTACAAGCGCGGCCTGCGCAGCCAGTTTATCCAGAATGTCCATCCCGTCTCCTGGAAGGGTGTCAACATGGTGGGCCAGGCCTTTACGCTGCGCTATATTCCGGCGCGCGAGGACCGCAATGCAATCACTGTCTTCCGCAATGCCGACCATCCACAGCGGGTGGCGGTGGAGACCTGCCCGGCCGGCCATGTGCTGGTGATGGACAGCCGCAAGGACGCGCGGGCAGCGTCCGCCGGCTCCATCCTCGTCACTCGGCTGGCCGTGCGCGGCTGTGCCGGCGTCGTCTCCGACGGCGGCTTCCGAGATGCCGAGGGCATCGGCCGGCTGGAAATGCCGGCCTATCACCAGCGGCCGTCGGCACCGACCAACCTAACGCTGCATGAGGCGCTCGACATCAACGTGCCGATTTCCTGCGGCGATGCCCCGGTCTTTCCCGGCGACGTGATGCTCGGCGACGGTGACGGCGTCATGGTGATCCCCGCGCATCTCGCGGACGAGATCGCCGAGGAATGCACGGAGATGGAGAGCTATGAAGACTTCGTGCTGGATCAGGTAAATGCCGGCGATCCAATTATAGGTCTCTACCCCAGGACTAAGGATGAATACCTGCCAAAGTACGAGGCATGGCGCAAAGCGAAGGATCGCTGA
- the araD gene encoding L-arabinonate dehydratase codes for MTPKKTYEQLRSARWMVPDDQRSFGHRSRTMQMGYDPADWEGRPIVAILNTWSDAQPCHMHFKDRVEWVKRGVLQAGGFPMELPALSLSENFVKPTTMLYRNLLAMEAEELLRSHPVDGAVLMGGCDKTTPALIMGALSMGLPFIFLPAGPMLRGNYAGKYLGSGTDGFKYWDERRAGTISREEWQGIEGGIARSYGHCMTMGTASTMTAIAEAMGLSLPGASSIPAADAGHQRMSTQCGRRVVEMIWEDLTPDRIVTPASVENAVTVAMATGCSTNAIIHVIAMARRAGIPLELDDLDRIGRTTPVVANIRPSGSNYLMEDFYYAGGLRALMKQLGDKLDSTAITVTGKPLTDGLDDVKIWNEDVIRPLTNPVYHEGSLAVLKGNLCPDGAVIKPAACDRQFHRHKGPALVADSYAELKKIIDDPDYPLTPDTVLVLRNAGPQGGPGMPEWGMIPMPKALLKLGLRDMMRISDARMSGTSFGACVLHAAPEAYVGGPLALLRTGDMVEMDIPARSLNMLVPDEELAARRAAWTPPPPRYGRGYGLMFSKHIEQADKGCDFDFLKTEFGPKVDEPAIN; via the coding sequence ATGACACCAAAAAAGACCTACGAGCAACTGCGATCCGCCCGCTGGATGGTGCCGGACGACCAACGTTCCTTCGGCCACCGTTCGCGGACGATGCAAATGGGCTATGACCCGGCGGACTGGGAGGGACGGCCGATCGTCGCGATCCTCAACACCTGGTCTGATGCCCAGCCGTGCCACATGCATTTCAAGGATCGGGTGGAATGGGTAAAACGCGGCGTGCTGCAGGCCGGTGGTTTTCCCATGGAGCTGCCGGCCCTGTCGCTGTCGGAGAACTTCGTCAAGCCGACGACCATGCTCTACCGTAACCTGCTGGCGATGGAAGCCGAGGAACTATTACGCTCGCATCCTGTTGACGGCGCCGTTTTGATGGGCGGCTGCGACAAGACCACGCCCGCGCTTATCATGGGCGCGCTCAGCATGGGCCTGCCCTTCATCTTCCTGCCCGCGGGACCGATGCTGCGCGGCAATTATGCCGGCAAGTATCTGGGCTCGGGCACTGACGGCTTCAAATATTGGGATGAGCGTCGCGCCGGCACCATATCGAGAGAAGAATGGCAGGGCATCGAGGGCGGTATCGCCCGCTCCTACGGACATTGCATGACCATGGGAACCGCCTCGACCATGACTGCAATTGCCGAGGCGATGGGCCTTTCCCTGCCCGGCGCCTCATCCATTCCTGCGGCGGATGCCGGCCACCAGCGCATGTCGACGCAATGCGGCCGGCGCGTCGTAGAGATGATCTGGGAGGACCTGACGCCGGACCGGATCGTCACCCCGGCATCCGTCGAGAATGCCGTGACGGTGGCCATGGCAACGGGCTGCTCCACCAATGCCATCATCCATGTGATCGCCATGGCGCGACGCGCCGGCATTCCGCTTGAACTCGACGATCTCGACCGGATAGGCCGGACCACGCCAGTCGTCGCCAATATACGGCCGTCCGGCAGCAATTACCTGATGGAAGATTTCTACTATGCCGGCGGCCTGCGCGCGCTGATGAAGCAGCTCGGCGACAAGCTCGACAGCACGGCGATTACCGTCACCGGCAAGCCGCTGACCGATGGGCTCGACGACGTGAAGATCTGGAACGAGGACGTGATCCGGCCGCTCACCAACCCTGTCTATCACGAGGGATCGCTCGCCGTGCTGAAGGGCAATCTCTGCCCTGACGGCGCAGTGATCAAGCCCGCGGCCTGCGATCGGCAATTCCACCGGCACAAGGGGCCGGCGCTGGTGGCCGACAGCTATGCCGAACTCAAGAAGATCATCGACGATCCGGATTATCCACTCACACCGGACACGGTGCTGGTGCTGCGCAATGCCGGGCCGCAGGGTGGGCCGGGAATGCCGGAATGGGGCATGATCCCCATGCCGAAAGCACTCCTTAAGCTCGGCCTGCGCGACATGATGCGTATCTCCGATGCCCGCATGTCCGGCACGTCCTTCGGGGCCTGCGTGCTGCATGCAGCACCCGAAGCCTATGTCGGCGGGCCGCTTGCGCTGCTCCGGACCGGTGACATGGTCGAAATGGATATTCCCGCGCGCAGCCTCAACATGCTGGTGCCGGATGAAGAGCTGGCAGCCCGCCGTGCTGCCTGGACACCGCCGCCGCCACGCTACGGCCGGGGCTATGGCCTGATGTTCTCGAAACACATCGAGCAGGCCGACAAGGGCTGCGACTTCGATTTCCTCAAGACGGAATTCGGCCCCAAGGTCGATGAACCGGCGATCAACTGA
- a CDS encoding dihydrodipicolinate synthase family protein, with protein sequence MTENLRTALTGISGILVTPYNKAGEIDTARQKPIVDKAIAAGVHILVANGNTGEFYALTVEEAQAMVCASAEHVGGRVPLLAGVGRGVRDACRLARTSKAAGAAALMVHQPPDPFSSPRGLVDYVKAIADAAEGLPVVLYLRNDAVGTKAITALCELPSVVGVKWATPNPLKLGEAIAATDPDIVWVGGLAEVWAPAFYAVGARGFTSGLINVWPERSVAIHAALEAEDYRRANDLITGMKAFEEIRAEELNGTNVTGVKAALAAIGHDCGATRPPSAWPLTPSQHAALQAFITSNEIRF encoded by the coding sequence ATGACCGAAAATCTACGCACAGCCCTCACAGGCATCTCCGGCATCCTCGTCACCCCTTATAACAAGGCCGGAGAAATCGATACCGCCCGGCAGAAGCCGATCGTTGACAAGGCGATAGCAGCGGGCGTGCACATTCTGGTCGCTAACGGGAATACGGGCGAATTCTATGCGCTGACGGTCGAGGAGGCGCAGGCCATGGTGTGCGCTTCGGCCGAGCATGTCGGCGGGCGCGTCCCTCTGCTGGCGGGCGTCGGCCGAGGCGTACGGGATGCCTGCCGTTTGGCGCGGACATCGAAGGCAGCAGGAGCCGCGGCCCTGATGGTCCACCAGCCGCCGGATCCGTTCTCGTCCCCTCGCGGTCTGGTCGACTATGTGAAGGCGATAGCCGACGCCGCGGAGGGCTTGCCTGTCGTGCTCTACCTACGCAACGACGCCGTCGGCACCAAGGCCATAACGGCACTTTGCGAACTCCCCTCGGTCGTCGGCGTCAAATGGGCGACGCCCAATCCGCTGAAACTGGGCGAGGCAATCGCCGCCACCGATCCCGACATCGTCTGGGTCGGCGGACTGGCGGAAGTCTGGGCTCCAGCCTTCTATGCGGTCGGCGCACGCGGCTTTACGTCCGGCCTGATCAATGTCTGGCCCGAGCGCTCGGTCGCCATCCACGCGGCGCTGGAAGCGGAAGACTACCGCAGGGCCAACGATCTGATCACCGGAATGAAAGCCTTCGAGGAGATCCGCGCCGAGGAATTGAACGGCACCAATGTTACAGGAGTGAAGGCGGCGCTGGCAGCAATCGGTCATGATTGCGGCGCCACCCGGCCGCCTTCAGCCTGGCCGCTCACTCCATCCCAGCATGCGGCACTGCAGGCATTCATCACATCAAACGAAATCCGCTTCTGA
- a CDS encoding tripartite tricarboxylate transporter permease, whose protein sequence is MDIFSDLLLGASTAFQPVNLFYGFIGCLLGTAIGVLPGLGPTATIAMLLPITFGLRPESALIMLAGIFYGAQYGGSTTAILINLPGESSSVVTAIDGYQMARNGRAGAALATAALGSFFAGTVATLLLAVAAPPLAAVALKFGPAEYFSLMVLGLVASVALASGSLLKAFAMIVFGLLLGSVGTDVESGMPRYIFGIPELYDGLNFVAVSMGIFGICEILRNLENEHERSVGVKKVAGLMLTRDDFRRIRGPVLRGTALGSLLGVLPGGGAMLSSFAAYALEKRVSPNRAEFGKGAIEAVAAPESANNAGAQTSFIPMLTLGIPGNPVMALMVGAMIIQGITPGPNVISEKPDLFWGMIVSMWSGNLMLVILNLPLIGLWVRMLTIPYHLLFPAIIGFCCVGAYSINNSVFDVFIMAGFSVVGFVLSKLRFEPAPLLLGFILGPMLEENLRRAMLISQGDPTIFVRSPLSLSLLIVAVIVLGLVLSPSISRKRDEAFTE, encoded by the coding sequence ATGGACATCTTTTCCGACCTGTTGCTGGGCGCCTCCACCGCCTTCCAACCCGTGAACCTGTTCTATGGATTCATCGGCTGTTTGCTGGGAACCGCAATCGGCGTTCTGCCGGGGCTGGGACCGACTGCAACGATCGCCATGCTGCTACCGATCACCTTCGGACTGCGGCCGGAATCGGCGCTGATCATGCTCGCCGGCATCTTCTACGGCGCACAATATGGCGGTTCGACGACGGCGATCCTGATCAACCTGCCGGGTGAAAGCTCGTCGGTCGTCACTGCGATCGACGGCTACCAAATGGCCCGGAACGGGCGCGCGGGCGCGGCGTTGGCAACAGCAGCGCTTGGATCCTTCTTCGCCGGAACGGTCGCGACTTTGCTTCTGGCGGTTGCGGCCCCGCCGCTTGCCGCAGTCGCGCTGAAATTCGGGCCTGCTGAATATTTCTCTCTGATGGTCCTCGGCCTCGTCGCCTCGGTAGCGCTGGCCAGCGGCTCGCTCCTGAAGGCATTCGCGATGATCGTCTTCGGCCTACTGCTTGGCTCGGTCGGCACCGACGTGGAAAGTGGCATGCCGCGATACATCTTCGGCATCCCAGAGCTTTATGACGGTCTCAATTTCGTTGCCGTCAGCATGGGCATATTCGGAATCTGCGAGATCCTCCGCAATCTCGAAAACGAGCATGAGCGGTCGGTCGGAGTGAAGAAGGTCGCCGGCCTTATGCTGACCCGCGACGATTTCAGACGCATCCGCGGTCCGGTCCTGCGCGGCACCGCGCTCGGCTCTTTGCTTGGAGTCCTTCCTGGCGGCGGCGCCATGCTGTCGTCCTTTGCCGCCTATGCGCTTGAAAAACGCGTCTCGCCGAACAGGGCGGAATTCGGCAAGGGCGCGATCGAGGCGGTGGCCGCACCGGAATCGGCCAACAATGCCGGAGCGCAGACGTCTTTCATCCCCATGCTGACGCTTGGCATCCCCGGCAATCCGGTCATGGCGTTGATGGTCGGGGCTATGATCATCCAAGGCATCACGCCCGGCCCCAACGTCATCTCCGAGAAACCCGACCTATTCTGGGGCATGATCGTCTCCATGTGGTCGGGAAACCTGATGCTGGTCATCCTCAATTTGCCATTGATCGGGTTGTGGGTGCGGATGCTGACCATTCCCTATCACCTGCTGTTTCCTGCAATCATCGGCTTCTGCTGTGTCGGCGCATACAGCATCAACAACAGCGTCTTCGACGTTTTCATCATGGCGGGCTTCAGCGTCGTCGGCTTTGTGCTCTCCAAGCTCCGCTTCGAGCCTGCCCCGCTGTTGCTCGGCTTCATCCTGGGGCCGATGCTCGAGGAAAATCTCCGCCGCGCCATGCTGATCAGCCAGGGTGATCCGACAATCTTCGTGCGCAGCCCGCTCAGCCTTTCGTTGCTGATCGTCGCGGTGATTGTGCTCGGCCTGGTGCTTTCACCCTCGATCAGCCGCAAGCGCGACGAAGCCTTCACGGAGTGA
- a CDS encoding tripartite tricarboxylate transporter TctB family protein — translation MLKIRNGRDFIGGAAMIVVSLLFIWFGRELDVGNSFQMGPGYFPVILSLLLIGIGALIMVQSLVVAVEDEPDAPANWQAYTLVILAPIFFGLALSRFGLAPTIFLMVAAVSFASKYAGWRHSIALALFMAISSVVLFTRLLSLPVSPFGPWIPFLGN, via the coding sequence ATGTTGAAGATTAGAAACGGTCGCGACTTTATCGGCGGCGCGGCGATGATCGTCGTCAGCCTTCTGTTCATCTGGTTCGGGCGAGAGCTCGATGTCGGGAACTCGTTCCAGATGGGACCAGGTTACTTTCCAGTCATACTGAGCCTGCTGCTGATCGGCATCGGAGCCCTCATCATGGTTCAGTCTCTGGTGGTTGCCGTCGAGGACGAACCGGATGCACCCGCAAACTGGCAGGCCTATACACTGGTCATCCTGGCGCCGATCTTCTTCGGTCTGGCGCTCTCCCGCTTTGGGCTCGCTCCGACCATATTCCTGATGGTCGCCGCGGTCAGCTTCGCCAGCAAGTATGCCGGCTGGCGTCATTCAATCGCGCTCGCGCTGTTCATGGCGATCAGTTCGGTCGTTCTCTTTACACGGCTCCTGTCGCTTCCCGTCAGCCCCTTCGGGCCATGGATCCCTTTCCTCGGCAACTGA